From the Heliangelus exortis chromosome 25, bHelExo1.hap1, whole genome shotgun sequence genome, one window contains:
- the BCAS2 gene encoding pre-mRNA-splicing factor SPF27 — MAGPGLVAGDVVVDALPYFDQGYEAPGVREAAAALVEEETRRYRPTKNYLSYLPAHDYSAFETEIMRNEFERLAARQPLELLSMKRYELPAPSSGQKNDITAWQECVNNSMAQLEHQAVRIENLELMSQHGCNAWKVYNEHLVHMIEQAQKELQKLRKNIQDLNWQRKNMQLTAGAKLREMESTWVSLVSKNYEIERTIVQLENEISQIKQQHGVANKENIQQDLQ, encoded by the exons ATGGCGGGCCCAGGACTGGTGGCCGGGGACGTGGTGGTGGACGCGCTCCCCTACTTCGACCAGGGCTACGAGGCGCCGGGCGTCCGGGAGGCG GCCGCGGCGCTGGTAGAGGAGGAGACGCGGCGGTACCGGCCCACCAAGAACTACCTCAGCTACCTGCCGGCGCACGACTACAGCGCCTTCGAG ACAGAGATTATGCGGAACGAGTTCGAGCGCCTGGCGGCCCGGCAGCCCCTCGAGCTGCTCAGCATGAAGAG GTACGAACTGCCGGCCCCTTCCTCCGGCCAGAAAAACGATATCACGGCGTGGCAGGAGTGTGTGAACAACTCCATGGCGCAGCTGGAGCACCAGGCCGTCCGCATCGAGAACCTGGAGCTGATGTCGCAGCACGGCTGTAACGCCTGGAAGGTGTACAACGA ACATCTGGTTCATATGATAGAACAAGCCCAGAAAGAGCTTCAGAAATTGAG gaaAAATATTCAAGATCTGAACTGGCAGCGAAAGAACATGCAGCTCACAGCTGGGGCTAAGCTACGAGAAATGGAATCTAC ATGGGTCTCTCTTGTCAGCAAAAATTACGAGATTGAACGAACTATTGTGCagctggaaaatgaaatttcacaAATCAAACAGCAACACGGGGTGGCAAACAAGGAGAACATCCAGCAGGATTTGCAGTGA